Within Candidatus Cloacimonadaceae bacterium, the genomic segment GGCAATGGAAACGCAGGATGAGTACAAGGACTCTGTAGACAGTACAGCGGTAAGTGTGGAGTCCTTAGTCGCCAAACACCGGGAGATAGCCTTCAGCATCGACTATGCGGAAGCCAAACGCCGACTGGGTGAGATCAAGAAGGAAATGGCTGACTATGAGGACACGGTCAAGAAGATGCAGACCGGTCTGGTTATCGTCAGTTCCGATTACTTCGACAGACAGAAAGAGCGCACCATCGAAGCGACCGAACTGGCTAAGAAGATAGCAATTGAGGACAGCAAAGCCAGAGCTGAGTTCAACAAAGAAAAGGTTAGGATTGAGACTGAAGCTACCTTAACCGGAATAGCACTGCTTGAGTATAAACTCGAATACACCAAACAGCATTATAAGGCACTGGGAGCCGTAACCGCTCTGAATGCCGATGAGCAGATCTCTACTCTGGAACGTATCAAAGGCTTTGAACAGCAGCTTGTCCAAACCAAGCAAAAAGACCTCGAAGCTCTGCAATCACTTCAACAGAAGTATGACACCCTATCCATCGATGATGCGGTGGCTCGCAGGCAACGGGAACTGTCTATCCAGCGGAATGCCGAGTTGGAGAAAGCCCGCTCACTGAATGCCTCCGAAGCTGTCCTTGCTAATATCAACAGTTACTATGCCAAAGAGATAACCAAAGTGGAAGCTGATGCTTCCGCTCAGAGAGTCAGGCAAGCTGAGATTGAACAGAAAGAGAAACAACGCATCGCTGAGGAAGAGAAACGCAGGATTCAGGAATTAGAAGATACACGCTATGAGTTTGCTCAGAGAAGTCTTGATTTAGCAGGTAATACCTATCAGGCAGAAATGGATGCCATCGACAACTACTATGCCAGGAAGAAGGATAAACTCATTGCTGCGGGTCTTACTGAAGCGCAGATCACCAAGCAGACCGAACTCGCCAAATCCAGAATCAGAGAGGATTATGACCGGAAGCACTTTGAAGGGGTCAGTTCTATACTTGGTAACCTTGCCAAGACCAGTGAGCTCTTCGGCAAAAAAGGCTTTGCAGTCTGGAAGACGCTTTCCATAGCTCAAGCGATGATGGATACCTATTCTTCTGCTACTGCCGCCTACAAGGCAATGGCAGGTATCCCGGTGGTCGGTCCCGGATTGGCTGTCGCTGCTGCCGCCGCAGCCATCGGAGCAGGTCTGGCTAATGTCGCTGCCATCAACAGCACCGAACCACCCAAAGCAGCCAAAGGTGGTATGTTGATCGGTAACTCTCATAATGCCGGTGGAATCATCATCGAAGCTGAAGGTGATGAGTATATCACTGCCAAAGACCGAGTAAAAGCCTTAGGTCGAGGTATATTCGACTTCCTGAACTTTGCTCCTCTGAATCAGGTTAAGCTTGCCTTTGCCGGACTGCCCATGCCGAGTGTCCCGCTGCCTGCCAATGTCGGCTCATATTACGGCTCAGGTGGCAGTATAAGTAGCAATGGCAGTATAACTGCGCTCCTGGATATTATGAGCGATTTGCGTGATCAGGTTGTTGAGATGAAGCAGAATATCAAGGACAGTAAGTCCATCATCGAAATCAATGTCGATCCGCTGTCTAATGATCCGGTCAGAGTCAGTGAGATTGCCGATACTGGCAAACAGATCAGGTCTGAGGTATAGAGACTGTGCCAAACCTTTTCAAAGTGGACTTTATACAAGGCAAGACCAATGCTACCGATTACGGACAGATCAAACACAGCCTGACAGATACTGCTGCAAGTCGAGCTATCATCAGTCTGTCGGTTTCTGCTGATAAACTACAGACAGTATCCAACTACAGCAGAGAACCCAAGCGACTGATCTTTGAGTGCTTCCCGACTATCTGGATCAACACCAACATCCTGTCCGGAAGCAATGAGCATGAACGTTACATCTCCTACTATGAAGTGAAAGTCTATCGTGATAATACTCTCTTCTTTAGGGGGATAATCGATACATCGCAATTGAGCTTTGACGTCAGCACCGGTATCCTGAAACTCACCTGCTACGATAAGATTAAGCTGTTATCGGTATATTCCGATCTCACTCACTATTACAGCCTTACTGCAGGCTATCAGCCCATCTGGTTGCTTGCTTACTTCCTGCAGGATATCCAGCAGACTATCCCGATCGCAGTTCCCTATAGCAACCAGTTCACCATTCCCACGCTGAACATCAGCACGGGTAATTTGCTGACCATAGCCCATATCGGCTTTAATGATCTACTTGCCTTTCCTAATCCTCCGGGTGGCTGGACTTACAGCTATCACAGTTCAGGATGGCTTGCTCCGAAGTTCGGTTACAGAGTCGATGTGCCAAGCAATAAAGTCACTTTTGTCTTTGCTTATAAGAAGGTCATTCAAGCCACCTATCCCAATCCTGCCACCACCAGATATCAAGGTCGCTACAGAGGCAGGATATACAAGTTCTATAACAATATCTGTCCCGTGATTGAGGAGTATGACGAAAAGACCGGATGGGAGGACAACCTCACTTCACTGGATAACGCCTATAATGAACTGCTCAGCTTCTTTAATGATAACGGCATCTCCGAGGCTCAACTCAATAGCCTGACAAGTACCGGCACCTTGGGGCAATGCAGCTATGGCAGCAGCCAGTATGTCAATCACTGGATCGAAGCCCACTTTCATGGCAATGTCATGCCCACCAAGCTGCAGCCCGGCAAGTCTTACGAGACCAACCAGGCTGAACAGACCGATAACCTGAAAGCTCTGCAGGCAATGCTCATGCTCTATAATGCTACTATCTTTACCACTCCCAATGGTAACATCATTCTCAAGAACAAGGATGCCTATGCTACCACCATTATAGACATAGCCGACTCTGATGTTGTATCCTTTCTCTCCAAGCGAGGTAATCAGGAGAAACCCGATATCAAAGCCATAGACATCTTGGCAGGAGATACAACTCAACTGCAAGGCATCATCCAGCCTTATCTGATAGACTTCTATGACTCCCGGTGGTGCATTGAAGCCGTAATAGATCAGTTATCCAAATACAGCCTTAATCTCCAGTCCAAGATCAGGATTAGGAACAAGGTCTATGCCATTACCGAACTGGAGCGTAACTATCAAAATGATGAATACAAACTCAAGGCGTGGTTGATATGAAAGGCTTTCGCATGATCAGAACCGGCAGCGGCAACAGCTTCTATGCTTGCACAAACGGGCAGGTGGAATATGTTCCCAAGCTCAAATACCGCATAGAAAAGAAGAATGCATATGATCCCACTTTTATCCACCAAAGAGAGCCATACAGAGAAGATGTCATCAACCTTGAAGCGGTGCTTAGACCTGAAGAGTACAGCGCCTTCCTATACTTTCTGACCATACCCGGCAAGTTCTATATTGAGTTTACCATGTTCGGCACGTTGGTCAGGCAGTTTCCCGTAACTATCACTCAGCTACCCAAGATGCCCGATGATCTGCATGAGTATCCTGAGAAAATTAAGGTCTCTCTGGAGTCCAGATACACCGGCGAACTCACCTTCATCAACTTCGACTATATTCATAGCTTAGACGAGTATGAAACGGTCTTCCGGTAACGTCAATCAACACCAACCATAAAACAAGGAGCAGACATGTATAGATTTGGAATCAGCTATTACATCATGAGCGCAGCCAACCGCATACCTTTGACCGGAGTGACCATCAGATTGGTCAGACCCGGACGAACATTCATTGAAGGCATCAAGGTCACTGAGGCCACTTCCGGCTCAGGCTATTACGAAACGGATACCCTTTTAGAACGTGACTGGGGTTTCTATGAGATCTGGGATAACAAGGTTGATCCGAATGGTTCATTCTCGGGCAAGACCTGCACCGTCGGTAAGCTCGATGCCAGAGGTATCCAGAACAGCGCAATCTACACCAATCATGTTCTGAATGAATCTATTACAGCCGATAAACTCTCTGATGACTGTATAGAGCGAAGGCACCTCAAAAACGAAACGATCCCACTATCCAAGCTTATCTATGAAATCCAAGACCAGAATAACGGAGTGGGTGCGCCCAGTCAGCGAACACCTCCGGACATCAATCACGACCAGTCTGTCAGCCATAAATTGGATAGAGAATACGATACCTTGCCCCAAGTTATCTTGACCAACCAATGTGACTGCTTTCTGTATATAACTGATGTCAAACTCGATGGCAGGCAGGTAACAGTAACCATCGGCATCAGCCAGCGATGGACTGCTCCTGAGCTAAGATACAGCATCCTTGCTCTCAGCAGCGATTAACGAAAATAGAGATTAAGACTAAAATAGAAAAGAAACCACAGAACCCTAACCGCCCGGAAAGAGAAACCCGGCAGAGCCGGGTAACTGGTGATAATGAGCAGTTTATTGCTTCTGCTGAAGCCTGCAGATCAGCTCCGCCATCAGATTGATCATTTCCTTATAATCACTGCATTCCCAGGCATCATCGGCTTTGGTTTTGATCTCGTCCTCACTCATCTTCTCCGACTGCAGCCAGGGTCCCCGGAACTGATTCCACCAGTTCTTATAATGATACTCACCTGCGTATGGATCAACCTCAACTGGTTGTTGATCAGCCACCATGGCTTCAATAGGTTGTTCTGAACCATCCTCTCTCAGCAGTACGATCTGGCTGCCTGATTGCACCATCTCCTCCAGCGTTGCCTTGTCTTTGCCATTCATATTTTGCTTGGTCATCTTGATCTCCTTCTCGGTAACCCGACTGTTGATTTATGGGTTCTACTTAAACCCCCTCGCAACCGTGGTCAAGTCCTTTCTGCACAATATGATAAGAAATTAGATAATACTTGAAGATACCAGTTTACAGGAGCAGAGTAGCTATAGTAAATGAGATCAATAGATTAGCAAAAACCATTTGAAAAAAGGGTGACACTCTCCCCGATTTAAACACTCTTGATCAGATGGGAAACAGATTTAAGCTAACATACTTGAGTGGAATTAATTAGCAGTGGCGTTTGAAAAATGGGTGAAACAAATCATTTGAAAAAAGCGTGACACTCCATTTGAAAAAAGGGTGACACTCCCTCCCTCAAAATACCCCAAAATACTCGATTTGAAATTTTGCGTGACACGATTTGAAATTTCACTTGATACATTGTAATCACCTACATATTTCTCCCTCACATCCCTCCCTTTCCACAGTGTTAATCAAGCCTTAATCAAGCGTTAATCAAGCGTTAGTTTTATTACGCTTGATTAACGCTTGATTAAGGCTTGATTAACGCAGTCAAGTGGGAGAGCGGAGTAGCGCAGCATGCCGATGCTGCGGAAGCTGTGTAGTGTAGAGCAGCATGTGATCTTCCTTGGTGATGGTTCTGTTGGATGAGATTAAGCTCGCGTTCAGTTTTGACTCCAAATAAGCCCTTGTAAGAATTGACGTAGCACGCTGATGACAAAGGGCTTATTTTGAGCTAAAATCAGAATTACTGATCTGGAAGATGCTGAGACGCAAGCCATAAACCCTTGATGGGGCTGCCGCGCAGGAACCGACGGGGACGTCGGTAATTCCATATTTCGTCCTATGAAATGGTCAGGGTTTAACCCTCACATCATCCCTCCGCTCTTGCTCAGATTTCACTCTGTTTTCCTCTCTGTTTATTTAATCTCTCCTTCAGGTGAGCGGCAGAGTCGGTTCACCCGTTCACCCACTCACTCGTTCACCTGCCTAAGGAGGCCACCAGATTTTGTGGTTGACAGATAGTGACTGCTCAGATCGATGTGCTACTCAAAAATTTTAACAACTGAGGTTTCTAATGAAAGAACTAAATAGATATCTCTCAAGACATTCGCAAGAGTTGAATCATACGAACCAATCGAACTCATATCATACTACAAGTCACGTGCCGATTATGGAGATATCGGCTCTAGCTTTTCAGCGATATTTGAAATAGCGGCAAACACTCATTTGGGTTTGGATGATGCAAACCATCTTATGATTAATAATGTTAAACAATTAGAGGATTCTGGAATTAATCTGGACATTACAAGATACCAAGAGGATATAATGAGAGACACTCCTATAGAGGTGGAGGTTTTCGATCAGACACAAGGAACTGTAAACGCACAGAGCCAGATAGCTCTAAATATTGCCGGAAATGATCTGCAGGCATTATTCGAACAGGTTGTTGCCAGTCACCTGGGATCGTTTAGCAGTATAAAACGATCAGCACCAATTGTAAAGACAGCTATTTATTCATGGTTTAGGAAATACTTGGGAACACGAGATTGGAGGGAGGAATTTACTCTCATCCAGATTATCTTTTTGTATAAACAAAACAAAGCTATCTTTGAGCATATTCTCTCAAAGACTGTTGTGTCCTACAAAGATGTAAGGCAAAAAGAAGTGAAGAGCCGAATTGAGAAAAGTGAATTGAGATACAACTTTGATATACTACCAGTGGCGTTTTTCAACCAGCATACTGATGAGCGGAAAAATCAGCGAAAATATGTTTACGATCCATGCTATCTTGGTGTATCCCGATCTCAACCGGAAAAGAACTTCGAAACATTGCTGGATGATAACTTTGCTAAAATAGTCTGGTGGTGGAAAAACGGAAAGAGTAAAAAAGACTACTTTGGCATCAAGTACGAGTACCCGAATGGAGTAATCCATACTTTCTATCCTGATTATATTGTCAAATTTAACGATGGTAGACTGGGGATATTTGAGATCAAGGATGTTGGTGATCGCGACGGATTTACCTACACAAAAGCAAAAGCTGAAATACTATTTAAGTATATAGATGATCAAAATGATAAAACCCACTTTGGTGGTATAGTGATCATGGTAAATAATGATTGGATGATTAACTATAAAGCCAAATATGATTGGCATAGGTGTGAAAATAGCGATTGGAGTGATTGGGAATTATTGTCTTTTGTTAAAGGATGAGTGTATTGTACAATTGGGTAGGGGATGGGTTATAGAATATATCTCTTGAATAATATACCAGGATAGAGGCACTTGTTCGCAATTTGAGAGCCATGCTCTCGGAAAATAGAGCCACTCAATTCGCTGATCAGAGCCACCTTGCCAATTTGCCATAATGCATGACTATGGATTTGTACACTTATCGGGGTAAATACATCCGTGGAGGTCGCCCATAATGACGCAATATCAAGAGATATTGCGTTTACATGAAGTAAGATGGACGATCTGTCAGGCAAATGCGCGGGATTTTCACACTCATGTTTTCCTTGTTTTCTCCACCCCGGCTTGATGGAATTTCACTCTCCTGGGCTGGATGAGTTATCGAGGTTATTATCTTTCCACCCTTCCACCTTTCCATCTTTCCCGGGGTTTCGCATTGGTTCCATCCCGTGCTATCTTGTGTCGCCACTGATGGGGCTGCCGCGCCGGAACCGACGGGGACGTCGGTAATTCCATATTCGTCCTTCGGACTGGTCAGGGGTTAACCCTCACATTATCCCTCTGCTCTTGCACAGATTTCACTCTGCTCTTGCTCAGATTTCCCTCTGCTCTTGCTCAGATTTCCCTCTGCTCTTGCACAGATTTCACTCTGCTTTCCTCTGTATTTATCACATCTCTCATCTCTTCCACCTCCGCAGCAATGGCATGCTGCGCTACGGGCACACCCTTCCACCTTTCCACCCTTCCACCCTTCCACGAAAAGGACAATTTATCTCTGGTTTTACAAGAGCTTAAAGCGCGCTACGCACCAGACGGAAACCTATGTACCTTGCTTGTTTATGGGGTTTTTCAAAGTTGCGGTTGGTGACGCGCATAAAGTTTTTTTCATGAAACCAAGAACCGCCGCGGATGACTTTGTCGGTGCCGGTGGAGGGACCTTCAAAGAGTGCCTGTTGGGAATAGGCATAGCGGGAATACCAGTTCCAGACCCATTCGAAGGCATTTCCGCTCATGTCATAGAGTCCGAGTTGGTTGGGTTTTTTCTGTCCCACGGGTTTGATTCCGGCATCGCTGTTATCTTTATACCAGCCTATATCATCGGCGTTGTCGGAGCCGCTGTAGCGGGGGAACTTCACTTTTTCTCCGCCCTTGGCGGCATATTCCCATTCGGCTTCGGTTGGCAAACGATAGCCGTTTTTATTGAAATCAGCGATAAACCCGTTGGCATAGAATTCATAGACCGGTTTGAAGCCGTCCTTGATGCTCTTTTCGTTGCAAAAATCGATCACATCATAGAAAGAAACATTCACGATGGGAAGATCATTTTCGCTTCTATCAAAGTAATAGTCGGGATAGACCATGCTCCATTGCTCCTGGGTGATCTCGCATGGAGTAATATAAAAATCCCGGATATAGAGTTCGCGGGGCGGAAATTCATCGTCGTCCGCTTCTGGTCCAACGCTGCCGATGGCTGTGGAATCTCCTTTGACGAGGATCATTCCGATTAGGCGGTTTGCAGCCGGAGTGTGGGCTATGATGCCATCTTCTGCGCCTGCCGCTTTGGAAACTTCAAAGCGAGGGGGACGCTCCAGAATGCCATATTTGAGCACCACGAATAGCAGGATCAGGACAGAGATCACAAGCATCCATCCAAAGAGCTTTTTCATAGATTTTTCCTCGCTGTCGGATTCGGGGACAATCATCGGTTCGGGTTTGAGAATAGGCTTCGGTTTCGGTGGGATGGGCAGAGGGGTTTCGGTATTTTGAGGCTCGATAGGGATAATGGATTCTTCGAAGACGTTATCTGTGATTTCGGCATGAGAAGGCGTCTCCGGTTGTGATACCGGCTCTGGTTCAGGGATGAGTATCGGTTCGGGGGTTTGCTGCTGCTTGCTATCGCTGAAAATCAAAACCGAGCTATAGGTCAGCTCATGTTCATTATCAATCGCCGTGAGTATATCTGTCGCGGAGCTGAACCGACTTGCGGGATCGAGCATAAGGGATTGGTTGATAATGCTGAAAATCCAGCGTGGAATCTCTCTACCGAGGATTTCGGGATCGAGCACCGGACGCGCCAGACTCTGTTGCTTTTGCAGGGTCGCGGATAACTTTGGATCCAATGACCATGGATAGCGGTTGCAGATCAGGTAATATGCCAGGACGCCGACAGAATAAAGGTCTGCCCGGTGATCGAATCGCTCTCCCTTGAAAAGTTCCGGAGCGACGAACATCACCGGATGCAGGTGGTCATCATAGGTTTCCGCCTTGAGCCAGGAACGAGGATCCTTGCCAAAACCGATCAGGGTCAGCTCCCCCTCGCCGCTGATAATCATATTCGATGGGTCGAGATTGAGATGGGCGATGCCCTTGGCGTGGGCATATTCAAGCGCGGAAAGCAGTTGCTTGATCCATGAAAGCGCGGTCACGAGCCGGGTATCGACTTTCTTTTGTTCCAGAAACTCGTTTAAGGGTATGCCTTCGATATAATCCGCCACCAGATAGGCGTTGCCGTCCTCTTCAAAAAGTCCGATCACGCCGCGGATATTAGGATGATCGAGAAGAGTGCCGGTTTCGGATTCCTGTTTGAGCTGACGATGCAGCTCAGGATCGTTTTTCCAGCGGATGTCGTTGGTCTTGATGGTTACGAGCTTGCCGCTGAAAAAGTTCTTCGCTTTATAGACGGTGTGCAGTTTGGATTTTTGGAGGGTGCCGAGGATGGCGTAGGCGCTGCTGCTGTTCTGCCCGTTCATAATGAATTGTCCGCCTTGAAGATAGCCTTGCCGCGTTTATAGACCGCGTGGATGTGCGAACTGCCGAAATGATACGGTATGAAATCTATCGAAGGGATGTCCCAGATCACAAAGTCAGCCTGTTTGCCGGTTTCGAGGGATCCGACCTTGTCCCCCAAGCCGATGGCGTGGGCGGCATTTATGGTGGCGGCAAATAGTGCTTCGATGGGCATCATACCCATTTGCAGACAGGCAATGGTCATAGCGAAAGGCATCGAATCGCAATTGCAGCTTCCGGAATTGTAGTCCGTAGCGATCGCGACCGGCAGGTTGTTTTCGATCATAAACCGCGCTTTGGCATAGCTTTTACTGCGCAGCGAAAAGAGGGTTGCCGGCAGGAGAACCGGAATCACGCCGCGGTCTTTAAGAGCCAGAATTCCCGCTTCGCTTGCGGCACCGAGATGATCTGCGGATACGCATTGGAGCTCTGCCGCAAGTTCCGCTCCACCTATCGCTTCGATCTCATCGGCGTGCATTTTCAGTTTCAAACCGTGATCCGCTGCACATTGAAGCACACGGCGGGATTCTTTGATATTATAGACATGCGCTTCGGTGAAGATGTCGCAAAATCTGGCGATACCTTGCTCCGCCACTGCCGGGATCATTTCTTTGGTGAGGATATTGAGATAAGCTTCGTGATCGTCTTTATACTCAAGGGGGTATTCATGCGCGCCCATGAATGTGGGGACAATATCGATTGGCAGGGACTTTGCCAGACGATCGATCACGCGCAGTTGTTTGAGCTCGCCAATGGTATTCAAAGCATAGCCGCTTTTTGCTTCCAGAGTCGTGGTTCCAAGCTGAATCATGCGTTGGACGCGGTTTTTTGCCAGTTCATATAGCAGGTCTTCACCGGCATCGCGGGTGCTTTTGATGGTGGAACGGATTCCGCCGCCGGCTTTGGCGATATCCACGTATGATT encodes:
- a CDS encoding bifunctional serine/threonine-protein kinase/formylglycine-generating enzyme family protein is translated as MNGQNSSSAYAILGTLQKSKLHTVYKAKNFFSGKLVTIKTNDIRWKNDPELHRQLKQESETGTLLDHPNIRGVIGLFEEDGNAYLVADYIEGIPLNEFLEQKKVDTRLVTALSWIKQLLSALEYAHAKGIAHLNLDPSNMIISGEGELTLIGFGKDPRSWLKAETYDDHLHPVMFVAPELFKGERFDHRADLYSVGVLAYYLICNRYPWSLDPKLSATLQKQQSLARPVLDPEILGREIPRWIFSIINQSLMLDPASRFSSATDILTAIDNEHELTYSSVLIFSDSKQQQTPEPILIPEPEPVSQPETPSHAEITDNVFEESIIPIEPQNTETPLPIPPKPKPILKPEPMIVPESDSEEKSMKKLFGWMLVISVLILLFVVLKYGILERPPRFEVSKAAGAEDGIIAHTPAANRLIGMILVKGDSTAIGSVGPEADDDEFPPRELYIRDFYITPCEITQEQWSMVYPDYYFDRSENDLPIVNVSFYDVIDFCNEKSIKDGFKPVYEFYANGFIADFNKNGYRLPTEAEWEYAAKGGEKVKFPRYSGSDNADDIGWYKDNSDAGIKPVGQKKPNQLGLYDMSGNAFEWVWNWYSRYAYSQQALFEGPSTGTDKVIRGGSWFHEKNFMRVTNRNFEKPHKQARYIGFRLVRSAL
- the hutI gene encoding imidazolonepropionase translates to MKADTIITDCRQVLTLKGSSTARGGTQMLDAGIVDHAALAISDGKILAIASQYEILRDYLANEYISANGMILLPGFVDSHTHPVFVHTREAEFSLRLEGKSYVDIAKAGGGIRSTIKSTRDAGEDLLYELAKNRVQRMIQLGTTTLEAKSGYALNTIGELKQLRVIDRLAKSLPIDIVPTFMGAHEYPLEYKDDHEAYLNILTKEMIPAVAEQGIARFCDIFTEAHVYNIKESRRVLQCAADHGLKLKMHADEIEAIGGAELAAELQCVSADHLGAASEAGILALKDRGVIPVLLPATLFSLRSKSYAKARFMIENNLPVAIATDYNSGSCNCDSMPFAMTIACLQMGMMPIEALFAATINAAHAIGLGDKVGSLETGKQADFVIWDIPSIDFIPYHFGSSHIHAVYKRGKAIFKADNSL